In one window of Lynx canadensis isolate LIC74 chromosome A3, mLynCan4.pri.v2, whole genome shotgun sequence DNA:
- the NAT8 gene encoding N-acetyltransferase 8, whose translation MDFEIQAQQSSMAPYHIRKYRENDRTRVLDVFSQGMNEHIPTTFCHILKLPRTLVLLLGVPLTLFLLSGSWVLALVASLILLAALRFLSRYPWTKFIVMSLRTDMSDITKTYLGKPGSCFWVVEAEGQVVGIMGVLPATLQKQKLQLLHLCVAPEHRGQGIAKALVRTALQFARDQGYSQVILITSMLQHSARALYQHMGFQKTHQFFSSMSWRLIAIPTVGFVYHLPSAGASEAQGLGGGP comes from the coding sequence atggaCTTTGAGATTCAGGCTCAGCAGTCTTCCATGGCTCCTTATCACATCCGCAAATACCGGGAGAACGACCGCACACGGGTCCTGGACGTGTTCTCCCAGGGAATGAATGAGCACATCCCCACCACCTTCTGCCACATCCTGAAGCTGCCCCGAACCCTGGTGCTCTTGCTTGGGGTGCCCCTCACCCTCTTCCTGCTCTCTGGCTCCTGGGTCCTGGCCCTTGTAGCCAGCCTCATCCTCCTCGCTGCCCTGAGATTCCTCTCCAGATACCCCTGGACCAAGTTTATAGTCATGTCTTTGCGCACAGATATGTCTGACATCACCAAGACCTACTTGGGTAAGCCTGGCTCCTGCTTCTGGGTGGTTGAAGCTGAGGGGCAGGTGGTGGGCATTATGGGCGTTCTGCCTGCCACCCTGCAGAAGCAGAAGTTGCAGCTGCTTCACCTGTGTGTGGCCCCAGAGCACCGAGGCCAGGGGATAGCGAAGGCCCTGGTCAGGACTGCCCTCCAGTTCGCACGGGACCAGGGGTACAGCCAAGTCATCCTCATCACCTCCATGCTGCAGCACTCGGCCCGGGCCCTCTACCAGCACATGGGCTTCCAGAAAACGCACCAATTCTTCTCCTCCATGAGCTGGAGACTAATCGCTATTCCTACAGTTGGCTTTGtctaccacctcccctctgctggGGCCTCTGAGGCACAGGGTCTGGGAGGGGGCCCGTGA